The Streptomyces achromogenes genome window below encodes:
- a CDS encoding TerD family protein: protein MITLTKEDGPADLDGVTHLSIGVSWDPTAGSSGGVLGKLRRKTGTDLDLIAVAMQGADPVRLAGLDSLDPMGNGSLVHSGDNQTGHGDGDDETVTVEFARIPANITSIVFVAAAYKKGSSFQKARNISFKVYDATGGNPQQVADIWPSLLTQDNGCAVAKALRVGGSWKLEVINVTGKVKQGDEHALMRFAVSK from the coding sequence ATGATCACCCTCACCAAGGAAGACGGCCCGGCCGACCTGGACGGGGTCACCCATCTGTCCATCGGGGTCTCCTGGGACCCCACCGCCGGCAGCAGCGGCGGCGTGCTGGGCAAGCTGCGCCGCAAGACCGGCACCGACCTCGACCTGATCGCCGTCGCCATGCAGGGCGCGGATCCGGTGCGTCTCGCGGGTCTCGACTCACTCGACCCGATGGGCAACGGCTCGCTGGTGCACAGCGGTGACAACCAGACCGGGCACGGAGACGGCGACGACGAGACGGTGACCGTCGAGTTCGCCCGGATACCGGCCAACATCACGTCGATCGTGTTCGTCGCCGCGGCCTACAAGAAGGGCAGCTCCTTCCAGAAGGCGCGCAACATCAGCTTCAAGGTCTATGACGCGACCGGCGGCAACCCCCAGCAGGTCGCCGACATCTGGCCGAGTCTGCTCACCCAGGACAACGGCTGCGCCGTGGCGAAGGCCCTGCGGGTCGGCGGCAGTTGGAAACTCGAGGTGATCAACGTGACGGGCAAGGTCAAGCAGGGCGACGAACACGCCCTGATGCGTTTCGCCGTCAGCAAGTAG
- a CDS encoding methyltransferase domain-containing protein: protein MSAAGKGTSAWKSGVKRLLGRTGFDIVRSGNNLGGVDDFIPFEATMRAARASGMSVGDHIDTVMNGTPGATRSTIDELRALGVFAAGPATVLEIGPGSGRYLEKTLKECAPDRYEIYETAAPWADYLVNTFGVIALPTAGSSLAPTPDASVDLVQAHKVFNTVTFLCAVRYFFEMARVTRPGGRIVFDVMTETCLDPAAVRTWATQGGTGHGSFPAAMPRGMCVDLFASLGCGLEAGFLAPMGVASTEVLVFRKGA, encoded by the coding sequence ATGAGCGCAGCAGGCAAGGGCACGTCGGCATGGAAGTCCGGGGTCAAGCGGCTCCTGGGGCGCACGGGGTTCGACATCGTGCGCAGCGGCAACAACCTGGGGGGCGTCGACGACTTCATCCCCTTCGAGGCGACGATGCGGGCCGCCCGGGCGTCCGGTATGTCGGTCGGCGACCACATCGACACGGTGATGAACGGGACGCCCGGCGCCACCCGGTCCACCATCGACGAACTACGCGCTCTCGGCGTCTTCGCCGCCGGTCCGGCAACGGTGCTGGAGATCGGCCCCGGGTCCGGACGGTATCTGGAGAAGACGTTGAAGGAGTGCGCGCCGGACCGCTACGAGATCTACGAGACGGCGGCGCCCTGGGCCGACTACCTGGTGAACACGTTCGGCGTGATCGCTCTGCCGACAGCGGGGTCCAGTCTCGCGCCGACCCCCGACGCCAGCGTCGACCTCGTTCAGGCACACAAGGTCTTCAACACCGTGACCTTCCTCTGCGCCGTCCGCTATTTCTTCGAGATGGCACGTGTCACGAGGCCCGGTGGCCGGATCGTCTTCGACGTCATGACCGAGACCTGCCTGGACCCGGCCGCGGTGCGCACCTGGGCGACGCAGGGCGGGACGGGGCACGGCTCCTTCCCGGCCGCCATGCCGCGCGGGATGTGCGTGGACCTCTTCGCCTCCCTCGGCTGCGGCCTGGAGGCCGGCTTCCTGGCTCCGATGGGCGTCGCCTCCACGGAGGTTCTCGTCTTCCGCAAAGGGGCCTGA
- a CDS encoding sigma-70 family RNA polymerase sigma factor: MITPVLPLLPASSDEHLRTTPPDDAATGWALAARTGDPDAVDRFVRALHPDVVRYVTYLSADRQLADDLAQDTFLRALGSLHRFEGRSSARTWLLSIARRTVVDSLRHAAARPRRADVDDWTSCAERAQPAGLPGFDDGVALLDLLDALPAERREAFVLTQLAGFPYTEAAEAGGCPVGTIRSRVARARATLVGLLEEAERAEASDGAEGGGGAEAPTPLAA; the protein is encoded by the coding sequence GTGATCACTCCTGTCCTCCCCCTGCTCCCGGCGTCGTCCGACGAGCACCTCAGGACGACGCCGCCCGACGACGCGGCCACCGGCTGGGCGCTCGCCGCCCGCACCGGCGATCCCGACGCCGTCGACCGGTTCGTGCGGGCCCTGCATCCGGACGTCGTCCGCTACGTCACGTACCTCTCCGCGGACCGGCAACTGGCCGACGACCTCGCGCAGGACACGTTCCTGCGGGCGCTCGGCAGCCTGCACCGGTTCGAGGGGCGCTCGTCGGCACGCACCTGGCTGCTGTCCATCGCGCGCCGCACGGTCGTCGACAGCCTGCGCCACGCCGCCGCCCGGCCGCGGCGGGCCGACGTGGACGACTGGACGAGCTGCGCCGAGCGCGCCCAGCCCGCCGGCCTGCCCGGCTTCGACGACGGCGTGGCCCTGCTCGACCTGCTGGACGCGCTGCCCGCCGAGCGCCGGGAGGCGTTCGTCCTCACGCAGTTGGCGGGCTTTCCCTACACCGAGGCGGCCGAGGCCGGCGGCTGCCCGGTGGGGACGATCCGCTCGCGGGTGGCCCGGGCCCGCGCGACCCTCGTCGGCCTCCTCGAGGAAGCCGAGAGGGCCGAGGCTTCCGACGGCGCCGAGGGAGGGGGCGGGGCCGAGGCCCCGACCCCCCTCGCCGCCTGA
- a CDS encoding ABC transporter ATP-binding protein produces the protein MTEPLIELRDVSRRYDDGPPALNDVSLTVGAGEAVVILGPSGSGKSTLLNLIAGLDRPDAGTVTVDGVRVDGLGEAAAARYRRAKVGMVFQFFHLLDDMTVADNVALPAQLAGMARGAAHRRAAELLETLGIDRHARAHPGRLSGGERQRVAVARALMNRPPLILADEPTGALDTAAGDDVGRLLRELNAEGQTLVMVTHDLALARSCTRRTVRIVDGRIAEDAGVQGIGMGGTGVADTGVEVAP, from the coding sequence ATGACCGAGCCGCTGATCGAACTGCGCGACGTGAGCCGCAGATACGACGACGGGCCGCCCGCCCTGAACGACGTGTCGCTGACCGTGGGAGCCGGTGAGGCGGTCGTGATCCTCGGTCCGTCCGGCAGCGGCAAGTCCACGCTGCTCAACCTGATCGCGGGCCTGGACCGGCCGGACGCGGGGACCGTGACCGTGGACGGCGTACGGGTCGACGGGCTGGGCGAGGCCGCGGCGGCGCGCTACCGGCGCGCCAAGGTCGGCATGGTCTTCCAGTTCTTCCACCTCCTCGACGACATGACCGTCGCCGACAACGTCGCACTGCCCGCGCAACTGGCCGGCATGGCGCGAGGAGCGGCGCACCGCCGCGCCGCGGAACTCCTCGAGACCCTCGGCATCGACCGGCACGCCCGCGCCCACCCGGGGCGGTTGTCCGGCGGTGAACGCCAACGCGTCGCGGTGGCCCGGGCGTTGATGAACCGCCCGCCGCTGATCCTGGCCGACGAGCCCACCGGCGCACTGGACACGGCCGCCGGCGACGACGTCGGCCGACTGCTCAGGGAGCTCAACGCCGAGGGACAGACCCTGGTGATGGTCACTCACGACCTCGCCCTGGCCCGCTCCTGCACCCGCCGCACCGTACGGATCGTCGACGGCCGGATCGCCGAGGACGCCGGTGTGCAGGGCATCGGCATGGGCGGCACCGGTGTGGCGGACACGGGCGTGGAGGTGGCCCCGTGA
- a CDS encoding ABC transporter permease, with the protein MSALSRVVRSGVERRRVQTFVIGLTAMVAVAASVLGGSLLVVSGAPFDDAFARQHGAHLSVEFDAARTDAGRVKETGRADGVAAVAGPFRTVSASPRIRGGRAVWPMTVVGRGDPDGPVDDLTLSAGRWAVRPGEIVLNADASLFPDLGLELAFPGLPGDPVLTVVGAARSVTGSADAWVTPAQAAALTTPGRPGGHQMLYRFTAADTAAQVAAGRVAVTAGGRAVTATRSWLSVRASAERDTALYVPFLLAFGVLGLVMSVLIVGNVVAGAVGAGLPRIGVLKAVGFTPAQVVRAYVGQALVTAAAGTVLGLLAAHLLAVPVMSETEDVYGTTSLAVAPWVDASVVAGVLGLIAVTAWASAWRAGRLRTADAIALGHGARTDRGRWAARLAGRLPLSRPLALGLTRPFARPARALATGTAILFGATAVTFTVGMGASLGEVMKARAHEAADVTVAAPLPEPGPDGPVPGTRPEPDAAAVAAAIEAQPGTRAYYTTATARATVSGAAGTTTVVAFTGDASWGGYAMVSGRWIAEPGEAAVPTPFLTATGTHLGDSVALGGLGGTGEAVTVRIVGEVLDPRNDGMQVFTDAATLAPAHPDLTDTTQHIAVTSGTPAAGYADALNTSLAPLGVTARAGGTEGGSDVVATLNALSALLTLMLVAVAALGVLNAVVLDTRERVRELGVHKALGMTPRQMIAMVVTSVVLTGLAGGVLGVLLGVALHGRVVPAMGRGAGLELPDSVLAVYPADRLSLLALGGLLIAVLGALLPAGRAAAARTATALRTE; encoded by the coding sequence GTGAGCGCGCTGAGCCGGGTGGTGCGTTCGGGCGTGGAGCGGCGCCGGGTGCAGACGTTCGTGATCGGCCTGACCGCGATGGTGGCGGTCGCCGCGTCCGTCCTTGGAGGCTCGCTGCTGGTGGTCTCGGGCGCGCCCTTCGACGACGCCTTCGCCCGGCAGCACGGCGCGCACCTGTCCGTCGAGTTCGACGCGGCCCGCACCGACGCCGGCCGCGTGAAGGAGACAGGGCGCGCCGACGGGGTGGCCGCCGTGGCCGGACCGTTCCGCACCGTGTCGGCAAGCCCGCGGATCCGCGGGGGCAGGGCCGTGTGGCCGATGACCGTCGTGGGCCGCGGCGATCCCGACGGCCCGGTCGACGACCTCACGTTGAGCGCCGGGCGGTGGGCCGTCCGGCCCGGCGAGATCGTGCTGAACGCCGACGCCTCGCTGTTTCCCGACCTCGGGCTCGAACTGGCCTTCCCGGGACTGCCCGGCGACCCCGTCCTGACAGTGGTGGGCGCGGCCCGTTCGGTCACCGGGAGCGCCGACGCGTGGGTGACACCGGCCCAGGCCGCGGCCCTCACCACGCCCGGCCGTCCCGGCGGCCACCAGATGCTCTACCGCTTCACCGCCGCCGACACGGCCGCGCAGGTCGCGGCAGGCCGCGTGGCCGTGACGGCGGGGGGCAGGGCGGTGACCGCGACGCGGTCCTGGCTCAGCGTCAGGGCGTCCGCCGAGCGCGACACCGCGCTGTACGTGCCCTTCCTCCTCGCGTTCGGCGTCCTGGGCCTGGTCATGTCGGTGCTCATCGTGGGCAACGTCGTCGCCGGCGCGGTGGGCGCGGGACTGCCCAGGATCGGCGTCCTCAAAGCCGTCGGCTTCACCCCGGCGCAGGTGGTACGGGCCTATGTCGGCCAGGCGCTCGTCACGGCGGCGGCGGGCACGGTGCTCGGCCTCCTGGCGGCCCATCTGCTGGCGGTGCCGGTCATGTCCGAGACGGAGGACGTGTACGGCACCACGTCCCTGGCGGTCGCCCCCTGGGTCGACGCGTCCGTGGTCGCTGGTGTCCTCGGACTGATCGCGGTGACCGCCTGGGCGAGCGCCTGGCGGGCCGGCCGGCTGCGCACGGCCGACGCCATCGCCCTCGGGCACGGCGCGCGGACGGACCGCGGCCGGTGGGCGGCGCGCCTGGCCGGGCGGCTGCCCCTGTCACGGCCGCTCGCCCTGGGACTGACCCGCCCCTTCGCCCGCCCCGCCCGTGCCCTGGCCACGGGGACGGCGATCCTGTTCGGCGCCACCGCCGTCACCTTCACCGTGGGCATGGGGGCGTCGCTCGGCGAGGTCATGAAGGCAAGGGCACACGAGGCGGCCGACGTCACCGTCGCCGCGCCCCTGCCGGAACCCGGCCCGGACGGGCCGGTCCCCGGCACACGGCCCGAGCCCGACGCCGCCGCCGTCGCCGCGGCGATCGAGGCCCAGCCCGGCACCCGGGCGTACTACACGACCGCGACGGCCCGGGCCACCGTCTCCGGTGCGGCCGGGACCACCACGGTCGTCGCCTTCACCGGCGACGCGTCCTGGGGCGGCTACGCGATGGTCTCCGGCCGCTGGATCGCCGAGCCCGGCGAGGCCGCCGTGCCCACGCCCTTCCTCACCGCCACCGGCACGCACCTCGGGGACAGCGTCGCGCTGGGCGGTCTGGGCGGCACGGGCGAGGCGGTCACCGTCCGGATCGTCGGCGAGGTGCTCGACCCCCGCAACGACGGCATGCAGGTGTTCACCGACGCCGCGACGCTCGCACCCGCACACCCGGACCTGACCGACACCACGCAGCACATCGCGGTGACATCCGGTACCCCCGCCGCCGGTTACGCCGACGCGCTGAACACGAGCCTGGCGCCCCTGGGCGTCACCGCCCGGGCCGGCGGGACCGAAGGCGGCAGCGACGTGGTCGCCACCCTGAACGCACTGTCCGCGCTCCTGACGCTGATGCTCGTCGCCGTTGCGGCCCTGGGCGTTCTCAACGCGGTCGTCCTCGACACCCGCGAGCGCGTCCGTGAACTCGGCGTCCACAAGGCCCTGGGCATGACCCCCCGGCAGATGATCGCGATGGTCGTCACCTCCGTCGTCCTGACCGGGCTGGCCGGCGGCGTCCTGGGCGTTCTGCTCGGCGTCGCCCTGCACGGCCGGGTCGTGCCCGCCATGGGCCGCGGCGCCGGACTGGAACTCCCGGACTCCGTCCTCGCCGTCTACCCCGCGGACCGGCTGTCCCTGCTCGCGCTGGGCGGCCTGCTCATCGCCGTCCTGGGGGCGCTGCTGCCCGCGGGCCGGGCGGCTGCGGCGCGTACCGCGACCGCCCTGCGCACCGAGTAG
- a CDS encoding sensor histidine kinase, producing MTNETTVVDRVREAARRALRPTGPAPRLTRRGRRFDLALAAAFAVTTVYYAVDVADNQVREILPGVGKAIHPAGTPAAIALSALALVTSGALVMRRRFPLAVLCAVTCLALLTPQDVARLTFYPLVVAVYSAAAYSPYRTPTLVALPTAVLLVYTSGSSTTHVYPYQPGIVPNEYVVLWILGPLAMAANGLRTWRVRTDEGRARLTAVEHEQADALRRAVAEERARIARELHDVVTHNVSVMVIQAGAARRVMRAVPDEADEALLAVEASGRAAMTDLRHVMGLLTMDGDGHAADRAGELAPQPGLKQLETLVGRVRDTGLPVDLEVTGVARPVPPGIGLTAYRVVQEALTNTVKHAAGARAAVRVEYSPGLLRVEVSDTGGAPGPAAAAGNGRGLLGLRERLSVYDGTLDTGRRLTGGYRVEALIPLEAP from the coding sequence GTGACGAACGAGACGACCGTGGTGGACCGGGTCCGTGAGGCAGCCCGCCGTGCGCTGCGCCCGACCGGGCCGGCACCGCGCCTCACCCGGCGCGGCCGGCGGTTCGACCTGGCGCTGGCGGCGGCCTTCGCCGTCACCACCGTGTACTACGCCGTCGACGTCGCGGACAACCAGGTCCGCGAGATCCTCCCCGGTGTGGGCAAGGCGATCCACCCGGCCGGGACGCCCGCCGCGATCGCCCTGAGCGCCCTGGCGCTCGTCACCTCCGGCGCACTGGTGATGCGCCGCCGCTTTCCGCTGGCCGTGCTCTGCGCGGTGACCTGCCTGGCCCTGCTCACCCCGCAGGACGTCGCCCGGCTGACCTTCTACCCCCTCGTCGTCGCCGTGTACAGCGCCGCCGCGTACAGCCCGTACCGCACCCCCACCCTGGTGGCACTCCCGACGGCGGTCCTCCTCGTCTACACGTCGGGCTCCTCGACCACGCACGTCTACCCGTACCAGCCGGGCATCGTCCCGAACGAGTACGTGGTCCTGTGGATCCTCGGGCCGCTGGCGATGGCCGCCAACGGCCTGCGGACCTGGCGGGTGCGCACCGACGAGGGCCGCGCGCGGCTGACCGCCGTGGAACACGAGCAGGCCGACGCGCTGCGTCGGGCCGTCGCCGAGGAACGCGCCAGGATCGCCCGCGAACTGCACGACGTCGTCACCCACAACGTCAGCGTCATGGTCATCCAGGCCGGCGCCGCCCGCAGGGTCATGAGGGCCGTACCAGACGAGGCCGACGAGGCGCTGCTCGCCGTCGAGGCGAGCGGACGGGCCGCGATGACCGATCTGCGTCACGTCATGGGCCTGCTCACCATGGACGGCGACGGCCACGCCGCGGACCGCGCCGGGGAGCTGGCCCCGCAACCGGGCCTGAAGCAGCTGGAAACGCTCGTCGGGCGGGTCCGTGACACCGGCCTGCCGGTCGACCTCGAGGTCACCGGAGTGGCCCGCCCCGTACCGCCGGGCATCGGGCTCACCGCGTACCGAGTGGTCCAGGAGGCGCTGACCAACACGGTGAAACACGCGGCCGGGGCGCGGGCGGCCGTCCGTGTCGAGTACTCCCCCGGCCTGCTCCGGGTGGAGGTCTCCGACACCGGCGGTGCTCCCGGCCCGGCCGCGGCCGCCGGCAACGGGCGCGGGCTGCTCGGCCTGCGCGAGCGCCTCTCCGTCTACGACGGAACCCTGGACACCGGCCGGCGCCTCACGGGTGGTTACCGTGTCGAGGCACTCATCCCCCTGGAGGCACCGTGA
- a CDS encoding response regulator — MTEPPPRVVLADDQTLVRTGFRMILRSDGIEVVAEATDGAEAVDAVRRTRPDVVLMDVRMPEMDGLEATRRILTGVPGEPRVIILTTFDLDQYVYAALSAGASGFLLKDVTPEQLISAVRTVRSGDALLAPAVTRRLVERFTRQGSQGAAIHRDLASLTSREREVLGLVARGLSNAEVAGRLHLAETTVKTHVSRVLGKLQLRDRVQAVIAAYETGLVSVGERGPEQPAAGHP; from the coding sequence GTGACCGAGCCGCCGCCCCGCGTGGTGCTCGCCGACGACCAGACCCTCGTCCGCACCGGCTTCCGGATGATCCTGCGCTCCGACGGCATCGAGGTGGTCGCCGAGGCCACCGACGGGGCCGAGGCCGTCGACGCGGTCCGGCGCACCCGGCCCGACGTGGTCCTGATGGACGTCCGGATGCCGGAGATGGACGGCCTGGAGGCCACCCGCCGTATCCTCACCGGCGTTCCGGGCGAACCCCGCGTGATCATCCTGACCACCTTCGACCTCGACCAGTACGTCTACGCGGCGCTGTCCGCCGGCGCCAGCGGATTCCTCCTCAAGGACGTCACCCCCGAACAGCTGATCTCCGCCGTCCGCACGGTCCGCTCGGGCGACGCCCTGCTCGCGCCGGCCGTCACCCGGCGTCTCGTCGAACGGTTCACGCGGCAAGGGAGCCAGGGCGCCGCGATCCACCGCGACCTGGCCTCGCTGACCTCGCGCGAACGCGAAGTCCTGGGTCTGGTCGCCCGCGGACTGAGCAACGCCGAAGTGGCCGGCCGTCTGCATCTGGCCGAGACCACCGTCAAGACCCATGTCTCCCGCGTCCTCGGCAAGCTGCAACTGCGCGACCGCGTCCAGGCCGTCATCGCCGCCTACGAGACCGGGCTGGTCAGCGTGGGCGAGCGGGGGCCCGAGCAGCCGGCCGCCGGACACCCGTGA
- a CDS encoding magnesium and cobalt transport protein CorA, protein MSMVGHLRKVASLARRSRRRVDLSHPARSPLGSAVVNCVVYRDGVRRPPADSVEEAVGYARKHRGGFVWLGLHEPSAEEFAGAAELFGLHPLAAEDAVHAQQRPKVEQYGDVLFAVFNTVTYVEHTELTASSEVVDTGSIMVFTGPDFVVTVRHGRHGSLGPLREDLEADPQQLAKGPSAVLHAIADHVVDDYVTVADAVQNDIEQAETDVFSPLSPRAADAGRIYQLKRELLEFKRAVVPLSRPLDRLATDPRSCVDPEIQTYFRNVAGHLLRVTEQIAAFDALLDSILQAHLAQVTVAQNEDMRKITAWAAIIAVPTMVCGVYGMNFAHMPELRWRFGYPLALAVMAAACVVIHRGFKRNGWL, encoded by the coding sequence ATGTCCATGGTCGGCCACCTGCGCAAAGTCGCGAGCCTGGCTCGGCGCAGCCGACGGCGCGTGGACCTCAGTCATCCGGCCCGCTCCCCGCTCGGCTCCGCCGTCGTCAACTGCGTCGTCTACCGTGACGGGGTCCGTCGACCGCCGGCCGACTCCGTGGAGGAGGCCGTGGGGTACGCCCGCAAGCACCGGGGCGGATTCGTCTGGCTGGGCCTGCACGAACCGAGCGCGGAGGAATTCGCCGGAGCCGCGGAGCTCTTCGGGCTGCATCCGCTCGCCGCCGAGGACGCCGTCCACGCCCAGCAGCGCCCCAAGGTCGAGCAGTACGGCGATGTCCTGTTCGCCGTGTTCAACACCGTCACCTACGTCGAACACACCGAGCTGACCGCGTCCAGCGAGGTCGTCGACACCGGATCGATCATGGTGTTCACCGGCCCCGACTTCGTCGTCACCGTCCGCCACGGCCGGCACGGCTCCCTCGGGCCCCTGCGGGAGGACCTCGAGGCGGACCCGCAGCAACTGGCCAAGGGCCCCTCCGCCGTCCTGCACGCCATCGCCGACCACGTCGTGGACGACTACGTCACCGTCGCGGACGCGGTCCAGAACGACATCGAGCAGGCCGAGACCGACGTCTTCTCCCCGCTCAGCCCCCGAGCCGCCGACGCCGGCCGGATCTACCAGCTCAAACGCGAGCTCCTCGAGTTCAAGCGTGCCGTCGTCCCGCTCAGCCGCCCCCTCGACCGGCTCGCCACCGATCCGCGGAGCTGCGTCGACCCGGAGATACAGACGTACTTCCGCAACGTCGCCGGCCATCTCCTGCGCGTCACCGAACAGATCGCCGCCTTCGACGCCCTGCTCGACTCGATCCTCCAGGCCCACTTGGCGCAGGTCACCGTCGCCCAGAACGAGGACATGCGCAAGATCACCGCCTGGGCCGCGATCATCGCCGTCCCCACCATGGTGTGCGGCGTCTACGGCATGAACTTCGCCCACATGCCCGAGCTGCGCTGGCGCTTCGGCTACCCCCTCGCCCTCGCCGTCATGGCCGCCGCCTGTGTCGTCATCCACCGCGGCTTCAAACGCAACGGCTGGCTCTAG
- a CDS encoding HEAT repeat domain-containing protein has translation MDRNSLIERLTGSWEQTRTARDALVERGAQAVAPVLEVLCDERSPVDWVVPADVLCRIGEPALAPLAEALARAASADSPETARRAGWALGRLKVADAGVYVPLLSHSHPRVREDALFAFQCQGEAALEFTDQLIPLLGDPRESVRQRAVWAFAAIGGGVVPALRRVRREPAPGPRLRAGALEALAAVGGPAALDPEDLDAWRRLTTILRTGEIPEAMHLCGSWYAVPSADRSAVLDAFDLGDAEPVTLRTGAAAWNHDHHDWRHRREHADCARVFVSPVLDGWTLVFGASSEDTHRMEDADDALRDEVRERVVRERCAALGRRFGAAQWYGMSCGDDWTAWCVAEGGEVVRYYDAFDAEESDEDADGGTGDGGPAHPAEAGYLLPHQDGFPDDAFDGVNPSDSEAFQARYRQVKEELAIPDTCYAVDVARRLSVDPGSVGAETTVGGHGVLALTACGRRHGHPAGALPV, from the coding sequence GTGGACCGAAACTCGCTGATCGAACGACTCACCGGCTCCTGGGAGCAGACCCGGACCGCCCGTGACGCCCTCGTGGAACGAGGCGCCCAGGCCGTGGCGCCCGTCCTGGAGGTGCTCTGCGACGAGCGGTCGCCCGTGGACTGGGTCGTCCCCGCGGACGTGCTGTGCCGGATCGGCGAGCCCGCACTCGCCCCGCTGGCCGAGGCCCTCGCCCGGGCCGCATCGGCAGACTCCCCGGAGACGGCCCGCAGGGCCGGCTGGGCGCTCGGGCGTCTGAAGGTCGCAGACGCGGGGGTCTACGTGCCGCTGCTGAGTCACTCCCACCCGAGGGTCCGCGAAGACGCGCTGTTCGCCTTCCAGTGTCAGGGGGAAGCGGCGCTGGAGTTCACCGATCAGCTCATCCCCCTGCTGGGGGATCCCCGGGAGAGCGTCCGGCAGCGAGCCGTGTGGGCGTTCGCGGCCATCGGGGGCGGAGTCGTTCCCGCGCTGCGGCGGGTACGCCGGGAGCCCGCCCCCGGACCCCGGCTGCGGGCCGGCGCGCTGGAGGCGCTCGCGGCCGTCGGCGGTCCGGCCGCGCTGGACCCGGAAGACCTGGACGCGTGGCGACGGCTGACGACGATTCTGCGGACCGGGGAGATCCCGGAGGCCATGCACCTCTGCGGGTCCTGGTACGCGGTGCCGAGCGCCGATCGGAGCGCCGTGCTTGACGCCTTCGATCTGGGGGACGCCGAACCGGTCACCCTGCGCACCGGGGCGGCCGCCTGGAACCACGATCACCACGACTGGCGGCACCGCCGCGAACACGCAGACTGCGCACGGGTGTTCGTCAGCCCGGTGCTGGACGGCTGGACACTCGTCTTCGGCGCCTCGTCCGAGGACACCCATCGCATGGAGGACGCCGACGACGCCCTCCGTGACGAGGTCCGCGAACGCGTGGTGCGGGAGCGGTGCGCGGCTCTCGGCAGGCGATTCGGGGCGGCACAGTGGTACGGGATGAGCTGCGGCGACGACTGGACCGCCTGGTGCGTCGCCGAGGGCGGCGAAGTGGTGCGCTACTACGACGCCTTCGACGCCGAAGAGAGCGACGAGGACGCGGACGGCGGCACCGGAGACGGGGGACCGGCCCACCCGGCGGAGGCCGGATACCTGTTGCCCCATCAGGACGGCTTCCCCGACGACGCCTTCGACGGCGTGAACCCTTCGGACAGCGAAGCGTTCCAGGCCAGATACCGCCAGGTGAAGGAGGAACTCGCGATCCCCGACACGTGCTACGCCGTCGACGTGGCCCGTCGGCTGTCGGTCGACCCCGGCTCCGTCGGAGCGGAGACGACCGTCGGCGGGCACGGGGTGCTCGCGCTGACCGCGTGCGGCCGCCGACACGGGCACCCGGCAGGGGCACTTCCGGTCTGA